Proteins from one Gilliamella sp. ESL0443 genomic window:
- a CDS encoding VWA domain-containing protein, with product MQRITRIIFDNGDPNKASLLEQYNSLLALLKRNLTERTFSILGIPKLIDNNQYVGWYSNLEGQPVLLSNIENEEHKKQIEKTLYTRINDIELAIKTMSLTIEEQTLITTWLPRIKSLGNTIYVINDDPVIVNTFEEPILPKSPITPPVVPPKSFWRWWYFLLLALFLIGLLGLLWYFFCPYGKEKIPEQIIAQNVEEHKTEPTPIVEPPKEPEIKSVPEDVKPEPVPEPIPEPAPAPAPVEKAKDCVPKEEVLNNKDAPKMVLIFDNSASMTITLMESQASINKFLKANFYSMTRKEAEAYEKRMTRLPNRLSKSKEVAVTSIDKIQQNIDISLVTLTSCPAAQTTPFYSYQNREKLKNKIKRLRPLDYNSATPLYSGVKQASKLLDGVNRDDYILIISDGEDNCTRANICTLATKIAAEKPRLKINIVDIAGQHKIDCVAKRTGGNVYIAKSPTELINQMNNAVSNMNISKPICE from the coding sequence ATGCAGCGAATAACAAGAATTATATTTGATAATGGTGATCCTAATAAAGCGTCTTTGTTAGAACAATATAATTCTTTGTTAGCATTGTTAAAAAGAAATTTAACAGAGCGGACGTTTTCAATTTTAGGTATTCCTAAGTTAATTGATAATAATCAATATGTTGGTTGGTATAGTAATCTTGAAGGTCAACCTGTCTTACTTAGTAATATTGAAAACGAGGAACATAAAAAGCAGATTGAAAAAACGCTATATACTCGGATTAATGACATTGAATTAGCGATTAAAACGATGTCATTAACAATCGAAGAACAAACTTTAATAACAACCTGGTTGCCGAGAATTAAAAGTTTGGGTAATACAATTTATGTTATCAACGATGATCCGGTTATAGTTAATACTTTTGAAGAACCTATTTTACCTAAATCTCCTATAACACCACCGGTAGTTCCACCAAAATCATTTTGGCGGTGGTGGTATTTCTTGTTGCTTGCCTTATTTTTAATTGGATTGCTTGGTTTACTTTGGTACTTCTTCTGTCCATATGGAAAAGAAAAAATACCTGAGCAAATAATTGCTCAAAATGTAGAAGAACATAAAACGGAACCAACTCCAATAGTTGAACCACCAAAAGAGCCTGAAATAAAATCTGTACCAGAAGATGTTAAACCAGAACCGGTTCCTGAACCTATTCCTGAACCTGCACCTGCACCTGCACCAGTAGAAAAAGCAAAAGATTGTGTACCTAAAGAAGAAGTGCTCAATAATAAAGACGCACCTAAAATGGTTTTGATTTTCGATAATTCAGCTTCCATGACAATTACCTTAATGGAGTCACAAGCAAGTATTAATAAGTTTTTAAAAGCTAATTTTTATTCAATGACTCGGAAAGAAGCTGAAGCTTATGAAAAGCGGATGACCCGTTTACCTAATCGTTTATCAAAAAGCAAAGAAGTTGCAGTAACAAGTATTGATAAAATACAACAAAATATCGATATTTCACTTGTGACATTAACAAGCTGTCCGGCAGCACAAACAACACCATTTTATTCTTATCAAAATAGAGAAAAACTAAAAAATAAAATTAAACGATTGCGTCCTTTAGACTATAACAGTGCAACACCATTATACAGTGGTGTTAAACAGGCGAGTAAACTCCTTGATGGCGTTAATCGTGATGATTATATTTTAATTATCAGCGATGGTGAGGATAATTGTACTCGTGCTAATATTTGTACCCTTGCTACTAAAATTGCAGCAGAAAAACCACGTTTAAAAATAAATATTGTTGATATAGCTGGGCAACATAAAATAGATTGTGTTGCAAAAAGAACGGGGGGAAATGTTTATATAGCTAAAAGTCCAACAGAGCTTATTAATCAAATGAATAATGCAGTTTCAAACATGAATATTAGTAAGCCTATTTGCGAATAA